A single genomic interval of Exiguobacterium sp. BMC-KP harbors:
- a CDS encoding NAD-dependent succinate-semialdehyde dehydrogenase, translated as MKGQFFIGGQWLDHGRERTDVTNPATGEVVGSVPNGTKSDVNDAVEAARKAFPDWSKRTVYERAELLEKLYAKMIEKKDELARLMTLEMGKPLAESEGEVQYAANFVKWFAEEGKRAYGRVIPTHDASKRLQVIKQPVGVVAAITPWNFPAAMITRKLAPALVAGCTFVIKPPTATPLTALRLLELCQEVGIPEGVVNAVTGSGKALGESLATHPHVDKITFTGSTEVGRTLMAQGAETIKAMSLELGGHAPILVFDDCDLDLAVAETIKSKFRNGGQTCVCGNRIYVSDSIYDAFVEKLGQETAKLKTGNGLDAETKIGPMINKAGYDKVKKHVDDATSAGARVVTGGTGTTDEENDVYYYEATVLADVKPGMLIMNEETFGPVAPVQRVSSDEEAVRYANQTPFGLASYVFTKDYARAIRAIEGLDYGIVGWNDGVPSAAQAPFGGMKQSGLGREGGSEGLEAYLETKYISIGGLA; from the coding sequence ATGAAGGGACAATTCTTTATTGGTGGGCAATGGCTAGATCACGGACGAGAACGGACGGATGTTACGAATCCAGCAACTGGAGAAGTCGTCGGTAGTGTACCAAACGGAACAAAATCAGACGTCAACGACGCAGTAGAAGCAGCACGGAAGGCATTTCCTGACTGGTCGAAGCGGACAGTCTACGAACGTGCCGAACTTCTCGAGAAGTTATATGCGAAGATGATTGAGAAAAAAGATGAACTGGCTCGCCTGATGACGCTTGAAATGGGGAAACCGCTCGCTGAGTCAGAAGGTGAAGTGCAGTATGCCGCAAACTTCGTCAAATGGTTTGCAGAGGAAGGAAAACGCGCTTATGGGCGTGTCATTCCAACGCATGATGCGAGCAAACGACTTCAAGTCATCAAACAGCCGGTCGGTGTCGTTGCTGCGATCACACCATGGAATTTCCCGGCTGCCATGATTACCCGAAAGCTTGCTCCGGCACTCGTCGCCGGATGTACGTTCGTCATCAAACCACCAACAGCGACTCCGCTTACCGCGCTTCGTCTTCTTGAACTCTGTCAAGAAGTCGGGATTCCAGAAGGCGTCGTCAATGCCGTTACAGGTAGCGGGAAAGCGCTTGGTGAATCACTCGCGACACATCCACATGTCGATAAGATCACTTTCACTGGTTCAACCGAAGTTGGACGGACGCTGATGGCTCAAGGAGCAGAGACGATCAAAGCGATGTCGCTTGAACTTGGCGGACATGCACCGATTCTCGTCTTTGATGACTGTGATCTCGATTTAGCTGTCGCTGAGACGATTAAGTCGAAATTCCGTAATGGCGGTCAAACGTGCGTCTGCGGAAACCGGATTTACGTATCCGACTCGATCTATGATGCGTTCGTTGAAAAACTCGGGCAAGAGACAGCGAAGCTGAAGACCGGAAATGGTCTTGATGCTGAGACGAAGATTGGACCGATGATCAATAAAGCGGGTTACGATAAAGTCAAAAAACATGTTGATGATGCGACATCCGCTGGTGCACGAGTCGTCACGGGCGGAACAGGAACGACGGATGAGGAGAACGATGTCTATTATTATGAAGCAACCGTTCTCGCGGACGTAAAACCCGGCATGCTGATCATGAACGAGGAGACGTTCGGACCTGTTGCTCCCGTCCAGCGTGTCAGTTCTGATGAGGAAGCGGTTCGTTACGCCAACCAGACACCATTCGGTCTCGCTTCGTATGTCTTTACGAAGGATTACGCCCGTGCGATTCGCGCGATCGAAGGGCTTGATTACGGAATCGTCGGCTGGAATGATGGTGTTCCTTCTGCTGCGCAAGCACCATTTGGTGGAATGAAACAATCCGGTCTCGGACGCGAAGGTGGTAGTGAAGGACTCGAAGCCTATCTCGAGACGAAGTACATTTCAATCGGTGGACTAGCGTGA
- a CDS encoding glycoside hydrolase family 13 protein yields the protein MTQMIPRPETAQQTITRAWWKEAVAYQIYPRSFYDANNDGIGDIPGIIAKLDYLKDLGVDVLWICPMFKSPNDDNGYDISDYEDIMDEFGTMADFDLLMEEAHKRDIKVLLDLVVNHTSDEHPWFLESRSSKDNEKRDWYIWKDAVNGGEPNNWESIFGGSAWEYDEKTEQYFLHVFSRRQPDLNWQNRDMRQAVYTMINWWLDKGIDGFRIDAISHINKDQSFADLPNPLGMPYVPSFDMHMNVEGIHAYLEELKDETFSKYDIMTVGEANGVTPEEADLWVGEENGKMNMVFQFEHMDLWRADAEKGVDVVKLKQVLTKWQKGLEATGWNALYLENHDKVRSVSLWGDEEQYWKESAKSLAMMYFFMQGTPFIYQGQEIGMTNVQFPDISDYDDVATKNMYEMQLASGKTHEEIMEVIWNSSRDNSRTPMQWTNEQNGGFSNQSPWFGVNPNYADINVASQEQDEDSILNFYKRMIQIRKMEETLIYGAYDLILPEDTKVYAYTRTFGDEQFLIVTNLKGETAEIDTDIILHSDNMLLGNYPTMHHEGTELELRPFEARLYRVR from the coding sequence ATGACACAAATGATACCGCGCCCTGAAACGGCCCAACAAACAATTACACGAGCTTGGTGGAAAGAAGCAGTTGCTTACCAAATCTATCCACGCAGCTTTTACGATGCAAACAACGATGGAATCGGCGATATTCCGGGTATCATCGCAAAACTGGATTATTTGAAGGATCTTGGCGTCGACGTTCTTTGGATTTGCCCGATGTTCAAGTCACCGAACGACGATAACGGATATGACATTAGTGATTATGAAGACATCATGGATGAGTTCGGTACGATGGCGGACTTCGATCTCTTAATGGAAGAAGCGCATAAGCGTGACATCAAGGTCTTGCTTGATCTCGTCGTTAACCACACATCGGATGAACACCCGTGGTTCCTTGAATCACGTTCGTCAAAAGACAATGAGAAACGCGATTGGTACATCTGGAAAGATGCGGTCAATGGTGGAGAACCGAACAACTGGGAAAGTATTTTCGGTGGATCAGCATGGGAATATGACGAAAAGACGGAGCAGTACTTCCTGCACGTCTTCTCTCGTCGTCAACCAGACTTGAACTGGCAAAACCGCGACATGCGTCAAGCGGTCTATACGATGATCAACTGGTGGCTCGATAAAGGCATCGACGGTTTCCGAATCGATGCGATCAGTCACATCAACAAGGATCAATCATTCGCTGATCTCCCGAATCCGCTTGGTATGCCGTATGTCCCTTCATTCGATATGCATATGAACGTAGAAGGCATCCATGCGTATCTCGAAGAGTTGAAGGATGAGACGTTCTCGAAATACGATATCATGACAGTCGGAGAAGCAAATGGCGTCACACCGGAAGAAGCGGATCTCTGGGTCGGAGAAGAGAACGGTAAGATGAACATGGTCTTCCAGTTCGAACACATGGATCTCTGGCGCGCAGACGCTGAAAAAGGCGTCGACGTCGTCAAACTGAAGCAAGTGCTGACGAAATGGCAAAAAGGACTTGAAGCAACAGGTTGGAATGCGTTGTACCTCGAAAACCACGATAAGGTTCGTTCGGTCTCTCTTTGGGGCGACGAGGAACAGTACTGGAAAGAGAGCGCGAAGTCGCTTGCGATGATGTATTTCTTCATGCAAGGCACACCGTTCATCTATCAAGGACAAGAGATTGGGATGACGAACGTTCAATTCCCGGACATCTCGGATTATGATGATGTCGCGACGAAAAACATGTACGAGATGCAACTTGCTTCCGGGAAGACACATGAGGAAATCATGGAAGTCATCTGGAACTCGTCCCGTGATAACTCACGCACACCAATGCAGTGGACGAACGAGCAAAACGGTGGCTTCTCAAATCAATCTCCATGGTTTGGTGTCAACCCGAACTACGCGGACATCAACGTCGCGTCGCAAGAACAAGATGAAGATTCAATCTTGAACTTCTACAAACGAATGATCCAAATCCGTAAGATGGAAGAGACATTGATCTATGGCGCGTATGATCTCATCTTACCGGAAGATACGAAAGTCTACGCGTATACACGGACGTTTGGTGACGAACAATTCTTGATCGTTACGAACTTAAAAGGCGAAACAGCAGAAATCGATACGGACATCATCTTGCACTCGGACAATATGTTGCTCGGCAACTATCCGACGATGCACCATGAAGGAACAGAGCTGGAACTTCGTCCATTCGAAGCTCGTCTGTACCGTGTGCGCTAA
- a CDS encoding DUF1934 domain-containing protein, with product MKPVKYPVSLRQVTTIEDGPMRESVELEADGTLFETKDGFAVKFVQPDEQPIDTTIKWSKDQIALNRKGPVAMHHVFILGETTKSQYGSQFGQMLMETDTKTIEMKRQQMQFRYTLKMNGQAVGTYMIDLTWERSETNGI from the coding sequence GTGAAACCAGTAAAGTACCCGGTGTCATTACGACAAGTGACGACGATCGAAGATGGTCCGATGCGTGAATCGGTCGAACTTGAGGCGGACGGCACATTGTTCGAAACAAAAGACGGTTTTGCCGTGAAGTTCGTTCAGCCGGATGAACAACCGATCGATACGACGATCAAATGGTCAAAAGACCAGATCGCTTTGAATCGCAAAGGTCCTGTTGCGATGCATCACGTCTTCATTTTAGGAGAGACGACCAAAAGCCAATATGGCAGTCAATTCGGTCAGATGTTGATGGAAACGGACACGAAGACGATTGAGATGAAACGGCAGCAGATGCAGTTTCGCTATACATTAAAGATGAATGGACAAGCAGTCGGTACGTATATGATTGATTTAACTTGGGAACGGAGTGAGACGAATGGCATTTGA
- a CDS encoding NUDIX domain-containing protein, whose translation MYPLYRIIVAVIRKGDQLLIVHNQSGQEKRWSLPGGQIESGETLEQALRREVEEETGLTVTSSSFAFLTENFMPTYQAHSLVTYFDCEVSGVLDPSDPDEEIIETKWINQTELAEYITSEDVRLPLSAYLEEQHKGYYMFEEMKW comes from the coding sequence ATGTATCCACTCTATCGAATCATCGTCGCGGTCATCCGTAAGGGCGATCAACTGCTCATCGTCCATAATCAATCGGGTCAGGAGAAACGCTGGAGCTTACCCGGTGGACAGATTGAGTCTGGAGAGACCCTCGAGCAAGCACTGCGTCGCGAGGTGGAAGAAGAAACCGGTTTGACGGTCACATCGTCGTCGTTTGCCTTCTTAACGGAGAACTTCATGCCAACTTATCAAGCGCACAGCCTCGTGACTTATTTTGATTGCGAAGTGAGTGGTGTACTTGATCCAAGTGATCCCGATGAAGAAATCATTGAGACGAAGTGGATCAACCAAACAGAGTTAGCGGAGTACATCACGAGTGAAGACGTCCGTCTTCCATTATCGGCATATTTAGAAGAACAGCACAAAGGCTATTACATGTTTGAAGAGATGAAGTGGTAA
- a CDS encoding alkaline phosphatase has product MNKKWMATGILGTVLMTGVAGYTYESAQPVEAKQNTKQAKVKNVIFMIPDGYSAAYATNYRWYQGGEETELDGHLKGMMRTYSANTKVTDSAAAGTAMATGTKTNNGTIGMDPSGKEVASILDRADQAGKATGLVSTSAITHATPAVFASHVATRANEADIAKQYMDEMKVDVLLGGGQKFFFDQKNGGVQEAGNLVKKAERAGYQYADSLESLNETDGRKVLGLFAEEGMAPELDRENTNQPSLATMTSKALQTLKKDRDGFFLMVEGSQIDWAGHAHDAAWAMKDAEAFHQAVEKVLRFAAKDKHTLVVVAGDHDTGGMSVGGYDEYVAKPEVLKNVKATGDEMVRQFNDDLSNIATVVKRETTFDLTTEEIQTLQKVDAKKRVMTLNEMISKRAYVGWTTAVHTGVDVPLYAYGPQSEQFSGLHENTDIPGLMANAMKLKK; this is encoded by the coding sequence ATGAACAAGAAATGGATGGCGACAGGTATTCTCGGTACAGTGCTTATGACGGGAGTTGCGGGCTATACATATGAATCGGCTCAGCCGGTCGAGGCAAAACAAAACACGAAACAAGCGAAGGTTAAAAATGTCATCTTCATGATCCCGGACGGTTATTCAGCTGCCTATGCAACGAATTATCGCTGGTATCAAGGAGGCGAGGAGACGGAACTCGACGGTCACTTAAAAGGAATGATGCGGACGTATTCGGCAAACACGAAAGTGACCGATTCAGCTGCTGCCGGAACGGCGATGGCAACAGGAACAAAAACAAACAACGGAACAATCGGTATGGATCCAAGTGGAAAAGAAGTGGCGTCTATTCTTGATCGGGCGGATCAAGCGGGCAAAGCAACAGGACTTGTCTCGACATCAGCTATCACCCATGCGACACCAGCTGTTTTTGCATCACACGTCGCAACGCGCGCGAACGAAGCGGACATCGCGAAGCAATACATGGATGAAATGAAAGTCGACGTCTTACTGGGTGGCGGTCAGAAGTTCTTTTTTGATCAGAAAAATGGTGGCGTTCAAGAGGCTGGTAATCTAGTGAAGAAAGCAGAACGAGCAGGATACCAGTATGCGGATTCACTCGAAAGTTTAAATGAGACGGACGGTCGTAAAGTTCTTGGATTGTTTGCAGAAGAAGGAATGGCACCAGAACTGGACCGGGAAAACACGAATCAACCGAGCCTTGCGACGATGACGTCGAAAGCCCTGCAAACATTGAAGAAAGATCGCGATGGCTTCTTCTTGATGGTAGAAGGAAGTCAGATCGACTGGGCGGGTCATGCGCATGATGCTGCTTGGGCGATGAAGGATGCAGAAGCGTTCCACCAGGCAGTCGAAAAAGTGCTTCGTTTTGCTGCAAAAGATAAACATACTTTAGTCGTCGTTGCCGGTGACCATGATACAGGTGGTATGTCCGTCGGTGGATACGATGAGTACGTAGCGAAACCGGAAGTCTTGAAAAACGTCAAGGCGACGGGAGATGAGATGGTTCGTCAGTTCAACGACGACTTATCGAACATCGCAACTGTCGTCAAACGAGAAACGACGTTTGATTTGACGACTGAAGAAATTCAGACGTTGCAAAAAGTGGATGCGAAGAAACGCGTCATGACATTGAATGAGATGATCAGTAAACGAGCGTATGTCGGCTGGACGACTGCCGTGCATACAGGTGTTGACGTTCCGCTCTACGCGTACGGTCCACAAAGCGAACAGTTCAGTGGATTGCATGAAAATACGGACATCCCTGGTCTGATGGCCAATGCGATGAAATTAAAAAAATGA
- a CDS encoding (Fe-S)-binding protein, protein MNTFLLINWIAFLLVIGYAGYLFTSLVKSRYAAIKRGKKAEWTLTNKERLDAVLVNVFGQKKLLKDKKSGAIHVMMFYGFLLVQFGAIDFIWKGLAVGQRFPHVPLGPLYPIFTFFQEIVMLVILIAVVWGFYRRYVEKLVRLKRNFMAGLALIFIGGLMVAVLFGNGFFLVYENHSTLGEPVASSIAFLFSWVPESIAFGLFVFFWWAHLLFLLSFMVYIPQGKHAHLIAGTANVWLGRTSKVGRLAPIDLSVMEEAEDDEAEFSFGVNRIEDFNQKQLVDLYACVECGRCTNMCPASGTGKMLSPMDLIVKLRDHLNMKTAAITQRSPWAPAFAFEGSQGNQIASLAAAGQMDIVPDSLIGNVITEEEIWACTTCRNCEDQCPVMNEHVDKIIDLRRHLVMMEGKMDPEMQRTMANIERQGNPWGMNRKERENWRKNRDELVVPTAKEKKKAGEDFEYLFWVGAMGSYDNRSQKIAMAFARILNEANISFAILGNDEKNSGDTPRRIGNEVLFQELAEANIKSFEKYGVKKIVTIDPHAYNTFKNEYPDFGLSPDVEVYHHTELLARLIDEKRITPLHEVKERVVYHDSCYLGRYNDIYDAPRYILEKIPGITLVETERNREKGMCCGAGGGMMWQEEKVGARVNVARTEQLLTVQPSVIGSACPYCLTMLSDGTKAKEVDEAVATYDVVELLERSIVGVPVEEPVATV, encoded by the coding sequence ATGAATACGTTTTTACTCATCAACTGGATTGCCTTCCTACTCGTCATCGGCTATGCGGGTTATCTGTTCACGTCACTCGTCAAAAGTCGTTATGCCGCCATTAAACGGGGGAAAAAGGCGGAATGGACACTGACGAACAAAGAACGATTGGACGCGGTCTTAGTCAACGTCTTCGGTCAAAAGAAATTATTAAAGGATAAGAAAAGTGGCGCCATCCACGTCATGATGTTCTACGGCTTCTTACTCGTTCAATTCGGAGCGATCGATTTTATTTGGAAAGGACTCGCTGTCGGTCAGCGTTTCCCGCACGTCCCACTCGGTCCGCTTTATCCGATTTTTACATTCTTCCAAGAAATCGTCATGCTCGTCATCTTGATTGCCGTCGTTTGGGGATTTTATCGCCGGTACGTCGAGAAACTCGTCCGCTTGAAGCGGAATTTCATGGCAGGTCTTGCGTTGATCTTCATCGGTGGTTTGATGGTCGCCGTCCTGTTCGGAAACGGCTTCTTCCTTGTCTATGAGAATCATTCGACGCTCGGTGAACCGGTTGCTTCAAGCATCGCGTTCTTATTCAGTTGGGTGCCGGAGTCAATTGCGTTTGGATTATTCGTTTTCTTCTGGTGGGCGCACTTACTGTTCTTACTTAGCTTCATGGTTTACATCCCGCAAGGTAAACATGCGCACTTGATTGCCGGTACAGCAAACGTTTGGCTCGGTCGAACGTCGAAAGTCGGGCGTTTGGCACCGATTGATCTATCAGTCATGGAAGAGGCAGAAGACGATGAAGCGGAATTCAGCTTCGGGGTCAACCGAATCGAAGATTTCAATCAGAAACAGCTCGTTGATCTGTATGCTTGCGTCGAGTGTGGACGCTGTACGAATATGTGCCCAGCGAGCGGAACGGGGAAGATGCTGTCGCCGATGGATTTAATCGTTAAATTACGGGACCATCTCAACATGAAAACGGCAGCGATCACTCAACGTTCGCCATGGGCACCTGCCTTTGCGTTCGAAGGATCGCAAGGTAATCAAATCGCTTCCCTGGCAGCAGCCGGACAGATGGATATCGTTCCCGATTCATTGATTGGGAACGTCATTACGGAAGAAGAAATCTGGGCGTGTACGACTTGTCGGAACTGTGAAGATCAGTGTCCAGTCATGAACGAACATGTCGATAAGATCATCGACCTCCGTCGTCATCTCGTCATGATGGAAGGCAAGATGGATCCGGAGATGCAACGGACGATGGCGAACATCGAACGTCAAGGTAATCCGTGGGGGATGAACCGGAAAGAACGCGAAAACTGGCGGAAAAATAGGGATGAACTCGTCGTTCCGACAGCAAAGGAGAAGAAAAAAGCGGGCGAAGACTTCGAGTACCTGTTCTGGGTTGGTGCGATGGGATCGTACGATAACCGAAGTCAAAAAATCGCGATGGCGTTTGCACGTATTCTGAACGAGGCCAATATCTCGTTTGCGATTCTCGGAAACGATGAGAAAAACTCGGGCGATACACCACGTCGAATCGGGAACGAAGTCTTGTTCCAAGAACTCGCAGAAGCAAACATCAAATCATTTGAGAAATACGGCGTCAAAAAGATTGTCACGATTGATCCGCATGCCTACAATACATTTAAAAACGAGTATCCAGATTTCGGACTGAGTCCGGACGTGGAAGTGTATCACCATACGGAATTGCTCGCACGACTGATTGACGAGAAACGGATCACACCGCTCCATGAAGTCAAGGAGCGTGTCGTTTATCACGATTCGTGTTATCTCGGTCGTTACAATGATATTTACGACGCACCACGTTATATTCTCGAGAAGATTCCAGGAATCACGCTCGTCGAGACGGAACGCAATCGGGAAAAAGGGATGTGTTGCGGTGCTGGCGGCGGGATGATGTGGCAAGAAGAAAAAGTCGGCGCACGCGTCAACGTCGCACGGACGGAACAATTGTTGACGGTTCAACCGTCTGTCATTGGGTCAGCATGTCCGTACTGTCTGACGATGCTCAGTGACGGCACGAAGGCGAAGGAAGTCGACGAGGCGGTTGCTACGTACGATGTCGTTGAATTACTGGAACGGTCGATCGTCGGTGTACCAGTCGAAGAACCTGTCGCAACCGTATGA
- a CDS encoding MerR family transcriptional regulator: MGQVAETTGLSKRTIDYYTSLGLLTPERTASGYRLYDESVIHQIEKIEYLKSQRLSLQEILASFTEREQKTGETIYQEVKQLQATVEGLEQRLLHSTDVEKQAIRLELSRRLTLIASLIAQL; this comes from the coding sequence ATCGGTCAGGTCGCGGAGACCACCGGCTTATCAAAACGAACGATCGATTACTACACATCACTCGGTCTGTTAACACCAGAGCGTACCGCTTCTGGCTACCGTCTGTATGACGAATCGGTCATTCATCAAATCGAAAAGATTGAATATTTGAAGTCTCAACGGCTTTCCCTGCAAGAGATTCTTGCTTCTTTTACGGAACGGGAACAAAAAACAGGGGAGACGATTTATCAGGAAGTGAAACAACTTCAGGCGACGGTTGAAGGACTCGAGCAGCGTTTGTTACATTCGACGGACGTCGAAAAACAAGCGATCCGCTTAGAACTGTCCCGGCGTCTAACATTGATTGCTTCCTTGATTGCACAGCTTTAA
- a CDS encoding hemolysin family protein, which produces MDTILFINLFLVVWLIALTAFFVGSEFAVVKVRMSRLDQMIQEGNKSAVLAKKIAGDLDYYLSACQLGITVTALGLGALGEPTVEKILHPVFDDFGISAAVSTLLSFGIAFVSVTFLHVVIGELAPKTLAIQYAERMTLLFARPLYVFGKIMYPFIWLLNGSARLFLGLFGVKPAGHEQAHSEDELKIIMAQSFQSGEINQTELALMQNVFAFDEHIVKDLMVPRMRMETISERLTKDELMEIFMDNPYTRYPVTEENDKDRILGYVNVKEVLTDYANGNEHPVTHYIKDLPVVSEVTSLQETLRKMKRTRTHLVLVVDEYGGTAGLVSMEDLLEEIVGEIRDEFDADEVEEIEQVKSDEFLLDGTVLLADLEERFNIRFTNVEDVDTIGGWIQMHNIDLQPGEHIDTPDFSVEVMEMENYQINRVKIWLHPAEQAEA; this is translated from the coding sequence TTGGATACTATATTATTCATCAATTTATTTTTAGTGGTCTGGTTGATTGCGTTGACGGCGTTTTTCGTCGGATCGGAATTTGCTGTCGTTAAGGTTCGGATGTCGCGTTTGGATCAAATGATTCAAGAAGGGAACAAAAGTGCCGTCCTTGCGAAAAAAATCGCGGGCGATCTCGACTACTACTTGTCTGCCTGTCAGCTTGGTATCACGGTCACAGCACTTGGTCTTGGGGCACTTGGTGAACCAACTGTTGAAAAGATTTTGCACCCTGTCTTCGATGACTTCGGGATCTCTGCTGCTGTTTCGACACTCTTGTCGTTTGGTATCGCATTCGTATCCGTCACGTTCTTACACGTCGTCATCGGTGAACTCGCTCCGAAGACGCTTGCGATTCAGTATGCAGAACGCATGACATTGTTGTTCGCCCGTCCACTTTATGTGTTCGGTAAAATCATGTACCCATTCATTTGGTTACTCAACGGTTCAGCGCGCCTATTCCTCGGTCTGTTCGGTGTCAAACCTGCAGGGCACGAACAAGCCCACTCGGAAGATGAATTGAAAATCATTATGGCGCAAAGTTTCCAAAGTGGTGAAATCAACCAAACGGAACTTGCCCTCATGCAAAACGTCTTTGCGTTTGATGAGCACATCGTCAAAGACTTGATGGTGCCGCGGATGCGGATGGAGACGATCTCAGAACGTTTGACGAAGGATGAACTGATGGAAATCTTCATGGATAATCCGTACACGCGTTACCCGGTTACAGAAGAAAATGATAAGGACCGGATTCTCGGATACGTCAACGTCAAGGAAGTCTTGACGGATTATGCGAACGGCAATGAGCATCCGGTGACACACTATATCAAGGATTTACCGGTTGTTTCGGAAGTGACGTCGCTTCAAGAGACACTTCGCAAGATGAAACGGACCCGCACCCATCTCGTTCTCGTCGTCGATGAATACGGCGGAACAGCAGGTCTCGTCTCGATGGAAGACTTACTCGAAGAAATCGTCGGTGAAATCCGTGATGAATTCGATGCAGATGAAGTCGAAGAAATCGAACAGGTCAAATCTGACGAGTTCCTACTCGACGGTACAGTCTTGCTCGCTGACTTGGAAGAGCGTTTCAATATTCGTTTTACGAATGTCGAAGATGTCGATACGATCGGTGGCTGGATTCAGATGCACAACATCGATCTTCAGCCAGGTGAGCATATCGACACACCGGACTTCTCCGTCGAAGTGATGGAGATGGAAAACTATCAAATCAACCGCGTCAAGATTTGGTTGCATCCAGCTGAACAAGCAGAAGCATAA